Proteins found in one Candidatus Cloacimonadota bacterium genomic segment:
- a CDS encoding AarF/ABC1/UbiB kinase family protein, which produces IDTNPIASASIAQVYQAELFSGEKVAVKVQRTGIQKIIETDLEIMFHFSLLMEKHIAEMEILNPVETVKEFERSIRKEIDFDIEASNIERFARNFQTDMTIYIPEVYRAYSTKKILTMEFIDGIKVSNLKSLREAGNDPVLIADRGCDLVLKQIFEHGFFHADPHPGNILIMKDNITCFLDFGMMGTLLPKHQDYLGNIIVGVVNKDSKKITETLLRLTGTYNIENRDQLEQRVSELINQYAYIPLIEIKVGEFLNKLFRMLIDFKLRLPSDFYLLSKALITIEGVGTILDPDFDMVAHIEPFAKNLLKKRLDPVKLAKDLYSSVAEFRLLFKDFPFEIREIIRQIKTGKLKVEFEHKGLEPMLVKHDQISNRIAFAIVLAALIIGSSLIVLSKIPPLWNEVPIIGIVGFVGAGIMGFGLLISILRHGKM; this is translated from the coding sequence ATTGATACAAATCCGATTGCTTCTGCTTCCATAGCTCAAGTTTATCAAGCTGAATTATTCAGTGGAGAAAAAGTTGCGGTTAAAGTGCAACGCACCGGAATTCAAAAAATTATCGAAACAGACTTGGAAATAATGTTTCACTTTTCCCTTTTAATGGAAAAACACATCGCTGAAATGGAAATATTGAATCCGGTTGAAACGGTAAAAGAATTTGAACGCTCTATCCGTAAAGAAATTGATTTCGATATTGAAGCTTCTAATATAGAAAGGTTTGCAAGAAATTTTCAAACCGATATGACTATCTATATTCCTGAAGTTTATAGAGCTTATTCAACAAAAAAAATCCTGACAATGGAATTTATCGACGGCATCAAAGTATCAAACCTAAAATCGTTAAGAGAAGCTGGAAATGACCCTGTGCTCATTGCAGATCGAGGTTGTGATCTTGTTCTGAAACAAATATTTGAACACGGTTTTTTCCACGCTGATCCTCATCCGGGAAATATCCTCATAATGAAAGATAATATTACCTGTTTCCTCGATTTCGGAATGATGGGAACTTTGCTGCCGAAACACCAGGATTATCTCGGAAATATTATCGTGGGAGTCGTGAATAAAGATTCAAAGAAAATAACCGAAACGCTTCTCCGGCTCACGGGAACTTATAATATTGAAAATCGGGATCAATTGGAACAACGGGTTTCCGAACTGATCAATCAGTATGCTTATATTCCTTTGATAGAAATAAAAGTCGGTGAGTTTTTGAACAAACTTTTCAGAATGCTGATAGATTTCAAATTGAGATTACCTTCGGATTTTTATCTGCTTTCAAAAGCATTGATAACCATCGAAGGAGTCGGAACGATATTAGACCCTGATTTTGATATGGTTGCACACATTGAACCTTTTGCAAAAAATCTACTTAAAAAGCGATTGGACCCTGTTAAACTGGCAAAAGATTTGTATTCATCTGTGGCGGAATTTCGTCTTTTATTCAAGGATTTTCCTTTTGAGATCAGGGAAATTATCCGGCAGATCAAAACAGGAAAGTTAAAAGTAGAATTCGAACATAAAGGTTTGGAACCGATGCTCGTTAAACATGATCAGATCAGCAACCGCATTGCTTTCGCCATTGTTCTCGCTGCCCTCATTATCGGCTCATCGTTAATCGTACTTTCCAAAATTCCACCTTTGTGGAATGAAGTTCCGATCATCGGAATTGTAGGATTTGTAGGAGCGGGAATTATGGGATTCGGGCTGCTTAT